The DNA sequence GTTGCTATCATTACAGCAGTAATTTTATCTCAATCAATATCTATATTTTTTCAAATTGATTTTTATAAGACTATATATTTCAAGGATGAGATCAATTATCTTGCGATCGTAATAGGAGGAATTGTATTTGGGATAGGTATGATGTTGGCTGATGGATGCAGTAGCAGACAACTGATCAAACTCTCTCAAGGTAATATTTATTCTTTAGTAACGATATTATTTATTGCTATTTTTGCTTATATAACATCAAAAGGATTGTTTTCATACTTGATAAACTTGCTTAATCACAATGAATTACTACTAAAACTATCATCATATTTGCCTAATATGCAATTGTCTATTTTATTGGTTCTCCCAGTTCTTTTATTTTTGTTATGGAAAATGGTGCCAAATATAAAAAGCTTACTATTATGTTTTGACGGTTTAATTATTGGGGTATTAATTAGTTTAGCATGGTTTGTTACAGGCGTAATAAACGTAAATGAATTTGAAATATCAACTCTTGAAGGGTTGAGTTTTGTATATCCATCTGGAAAAGCTCTTGAATATCTTATGTTCTTTAGTGGAACTACATTGTCATTTGGTGTCAGTGTAATACTTGGTCTATTGGCAGGTGGAACTATTATGGCTCTTTTC is a window from the Sulfurimonas sp. C5 genome containing:
- a CDS encoding YeeE/YedE family protein, yielding MENYIEDLNIINICAFTLGLMYGLVAQYTQFCFSGAIKDYIQIKSTRRASSILVAIITAVILSQSISIFFQIDFYKTIYFKDEINYLAIVIGGIVFGIGMMLADGCSSRQLIKLSQGNIYSLVTILFIAIFAYITSKGLFSYLINLLNHNELLLKLSSYLPNMQLSILLVLPVLLFLLWKMVPNIKSLLLCFDGLIIGVLISLAWFVTGVINVNEFEISTLEGLSFVYPSGKALEYLMFFSGTTLSFGVSVILGLLAGGTIMALFNKKYRVSCAPNDKENKLKNSIIGGSMMGIGGILTLGCTVGQGLTGVSTLALASFIAISSIALSAYFTAIYLHKRNALPSCYLFEWNQK